In Doryrhamphus excisus isolate RoL2022-K1 chromosome 7, RoL_Dexc_1.0, whole genome shotgun sequence, one genomic interval encodes:
- the chst11 gene encoding carbohydrate sulfotransferase 11 isoform X3, which translates to MRRNPFVVEGCCRKGSRNALQDLYNPSQPELSGAAILHQTRRDQVADACRVHSASSRKRRVLTPGDLKHLVVDEDHELIYCYVPKVACTNWKRVMMVLTGRGKYSDPMEIPSNEAHIPSNLKTLNQYSIAEINHRLKNYLKFLFVREPFERLVSAYRNKFTLKYNSSFHKRFGTRIVRRYRKNATQDALLSGADVKFKEFAEYLVDPATQRDGPLNEHWQTVSQLCHPCHIHYDLVGKYETLEEDANYILRLAGVGDSLRFPSYAKSTRTTDAMTAQFFSNISTRQQVQLYQLYKLDFLMFNYSTPSYLRLDS; encoded by the exons CCTGAGCTGTCCGGAGCAGCCATCCTTCACCAGACCAGAAGGGATCAAGTAGCGGATGCGTGCCGGGTCCATAGCGCCTCTAGCCGTAAGCGGAGGGTCCTCACGCCAGGAGACCTCAAACATCTGGTGGTGGACGAGGACCATGAACTCATCTACTGCTATGTCCCCAAAGTGGCCTGTACCAACTGGAAACGTGTCATGATGGTTCTCACAGGCCGGGGAAAATACAG CGACCCAATGGAAATCCCCTCCAACGAAGCCCATATCCCGTCCAACCTGAAGACGCTGAACCAGTACAGCATCGCCGAGATCAACCACCGCCTCAAGAACTACCTGAAGTTCCTCTTCGTCCGGGAGCCCTTCGAGAGGCTGGTGTCCGCATACCGCAACAAGTTCACCCTCAAGTACAACTCGTCCTTTCACAAGCGCTTCGGCACCCGCATCGTGCGGCGCTACCGTAAGAACGCCACGCAGGATGCCTTGCTCAGTGGCGCCGACGTCAAATTCAAGGAGTTTGCCGAATACCTCGTGGATCCGGCCACTCAGCGCGACGGCCCACTCAACGAACACTGGCAGACGGTCTCCCAGCTCTGCCACCCGTGTCACATCCACTACGACCTGGTGGGCAAGTACGAAACGCTGGAGGAGGACGCCAACTACATCCTGAGGCTTGCGGGCGTCGGCGACTCCTTGCGCTTCCCCAGCTATGCCAAGTCCACCCGCACCACCGACGCCATGACGGCGCAGTTTTTCAGCAACATCAGCACTCGGCAGCAGGTCCAACTCTACCAGCTTTACAAGCTGGACTTCCTCATGTTCAACTACTCCACCCCAAGCTACCTCCGACTGGACTCATAA